tatatatatatagcacagtaaactctGTTTACTGAATTTGCTGAAACTAAGAAGATTGATtgaattaaacttgtcatttttaagttgctgaGCTAATATGAATATCTCCTGTGCAATAATGTAGTGGGACACTGGTGTCTAGTTAATAAGCAGGcgtttatttttttggctttgcaACTTCAATGCAACCGTAAACATTGTTGGGCCTAACTCTGTGGCGGAAGAAAAAGGTAATATAAGCTATTATAATATGTTTTAGtattaaagatgaaaaataatgactaaaGTGTGTGCATTTCTGTTTCTATTGATCTATTGTTGCTATTTACACACTACCAATCCACTAACCTGCAGACAGGAGTGTGTTTAGGATATTTAGTCGTGTTTTTgagtagttttgtgtttttaatgctgaATCCTGGTTCCGGGGCGATGCGCCATGTGTGATGTAAACCCAATTGAATGCACATATTatagtgaaaatgaaataatgaaaaaatcgCGAGGAGAGAGTGGAGAGCATTCAGGGCACGAGAGATTTACGCACGGAGCAAATCATCCATTATCAGGACACTTTGGTGACCTACATTTGATCATATTGAGCAGATAACAGCGCGATCATCACTCATCAGACAGACGCCTAGTCGATACGTGCGCCCTCGTGTGTAACATTATTCTCGCGGTCCCGGCAGtagaataaatattttattcccATTGTTGTTTCCACACCAGGCCCAAGGACACGGaaactgaaaaagaagaagagcagcacCAAGGAGGACAAGCGGCCCAGGACAGCGTTCACGGccgagcagctgcagagactgAAAACCGAGTTCCAGGCCAACCGGTACATAACGGAGCAGCGGAGACAGTCCCTGGCCCAGGAACTCAACCTGAACGAGTCCCAAATTAAAATCTGGTTCCAGAATAAGAGGGCCAAGATTAAAAAGGCCACCGGGTACAAGAACGGCCTGGCCCTGCAGCTCATGGCTCAAGGACTGTACAACCACTCGACTACCACGGTGCAGGAGGACAAGGAGGACAGTGAATAGGACAAGAAGTGGCCCGGACATTTCCCTGCAGAGGGCCTGACTCTTTTTGGCttttggaaataataaaaaaaaaaaaaaggactggaAAGTGTGGGAGacgctatttaaaaaaaaacacagatttctgTTTAACAGTATATGGAcataattatataaatgaaCGATCGTTATTAAAGTTTATATAGCCAAACAGTTATCATgttgtatacagtatatttaatttCACCTCTCATCCGGAtcttttctgtcattgtttttttttttttttttttttttttttttaggatgtcTAATTGGCTCTTTAGGTTTTTGTGGCCCCCCTCCTCTTGTccccaaacacattttccttcCACACATCAGTCCGCAGACTCAGAACAAGCCAAAGATTTTAAT
The genomic region above belongs to Plectropomus leopardus isolate mb unplaced genomic scaffold, YSFRI_Pleo_2.0 unplaced_scaffold24090, whole genome shotgun sequence and contains:
- the LOC121966346 gene encoding homeobox protein engrailed-1-B-like, coding for NKYFIPIVVSTPGPRTRKLKKKKSSTKEDKRPRTAFTAEQLQRLKTEFQANRYITEQRRQSLAQELNLNESQIKIWFQNKRAKIKKATGYKNGLALQLMAQGLYNHSTTTVQEDKEDSE